The following are encoded together in the Bradymonas sediminis genome:
- a CDS encoding alpha/beta fold hydrolase, which produces MNRLSHTLAGHLWTIAPTLRHRLRPRRAPEAEAWSTVLEDATVGEVRLHGRYRAHPRADTLVVLVHGLGGHAESPYLVDAAIAVERAGRSCLRLCLRGSAGSGEDIYHSGLTADVHAALRDPKFSAYKKVWVIGFSLGGHVALTLATEDGCDPRVRGVTAICPPLELGEVQAWLDAPARKIYREYILRELRQIYAQVDARGRAITPIEQVRRARTLRDWDSMTVVPRFGFRDAQDYYDSQSITRRLDELRIPALLLASQNDPMIPGRSIPGLISNPPANLEAYHIDAGGHVFFPPSLDVGLGADTGVVAQALAWLGGRAG; this is translated from the coding sequence ATGAATCGACTCTCCCACACGCTCGCCGGTCATCTCTGGACCATCGCGCCGACGTTGCGCCACCGCCTGCGCCCGCGGCGCGCGCCCGAGGCCGAAGCCTGGTCGACGGTGCTCGAGGACGCGACGGTCGGCGAGGTTCGGCTGCACGGGCGCTACCGCGCGCATCCGCGGGCCGATACGCTGGTCGTGCTGGTCCACGGGCTCGGCGGGCACGCCGAGAGCCCGTATCTGGTCGACGCGGCGATCGCGGTGGAGCGGGCAGGGCGCTCCTGCCTGCGGCTATGCCTGCGCGGCAGCGCGGGCAGCGGCGAGGATATCTATCACTCGGGGCTGACCGCGGATGTCCACGCGGCGCTCAGGGACCCGAAATTTAGCGCCTATAAAAAAGTCTGGGTGATCGGGTTTTCCCTGGGCGGTCACGTCGCGCTAACGCTGGCGACCGAAGATGGTTGTGACCCGCGCGTTCGCGGCGTGACGGCCATCTGCCCGCCGCTTGAGCTCGGCGAGGTGCAGGCCTGGCTCGACGCCCCCGCGCGCAAGATCTACCGCGAATATATCCTGCGCGAGCTTCGCCAGATCTACGCCCAGGTCGACGCGCGTGGCCGGGCGATAACGCCGATTGAGCAGGTCCGGCGCGCGCGCACCCTGCGCGATTGGGATTCGATGACCGTCGTGCCGCGCTTCGGGTTTCGCGACGCCCAGGATTATTATGACTCGCAGAGCATCACCCGGCGCCTGGATGAGCTGCGAATCCCCGCGCTGCTCCTGGCCAGTCAAAATGATCCGATGATCCCAGGTCGCTCGATCCCCGGGCTCATCAGCAATCCCCCGGCAAACCTCGAGGCCTACCACATTGATGCCGGCGGGCACGTATTCTTCCCTCCGTCGCTCGACGTCGGTCTGGGCGCCGACACGGGCGTGGTGGCC
- a CDS encoding 4Fe-4S dicluster domain-containing protein, whose product MTFVITEPCEGVCDASCVEVCPVDCIHGPISVDEIQSLQAAGEEAQLAGIQLYIDPDICIDCGACEPECPVEAIFEEWDVPEEWSDYTLKNAEFFQ is encoded by the coding sequence ATGACCTTTGTAATCACCGAACCCTGCGAGGGCGTCTGCGACGCCTCATGCGTCGAAGTTTGCCCCGTTGACTGCATTCACGGCCCGATCTCCGTCGACGAAATCCAGAGTCTCCAGGCTGCCGGCGAAGAAGCCCAGCTCGCTGGAATCCAACTCTATATCGACCCCGATATCTGCATCGACTGCGGCGCCTGCGAGCCGGAATGCCCCGTCGAAGCGATCTTCGAGGAGTGGGATGTGCCGGAAGAGTGGAGCGACTATACGCTCAAGAACGCCGAGTTCTTCCAATAA
- a CDS encoding bile acid:sodium symporter family protein, with product MEESVLTSVVLPLALFIIMLGVGLSLVVDDFKRVVLYPKAVAVGLVNQLVLLPLVAFGLAHLFQLDPVMAVGLMLIACCPGGVTSNLITFVSRGDAALSVTLTAISGVIVVVTIPLILIFSMNTFMGEAQQFSVPLLDTILQIVAITVVPISLGMLVRRFKPAFAAKMERPARIGSTVIFVAILGGVVAANIEVIKVHFLELSVVTGTLNILMMSLGYASARLLQLKAPQAVAISIETGIQNGTLAIVIATSILERGDLAVIPGVYSLIMFGTGAVVMYYFGVLKKPSEINGAAVASTALSDS from the coding sequence ATGGAAGAGAGCGTCTTAACGTCGGTGGTTTTGCCCCTCGCATTGTTTATCATCATGCTTGGGGTGGGGCTTTCGTTGGTGGTCGATGATTTTAAGCGGGTGGTGCTTTACCCGAAGGCGGTGGCGGTCGGGCTGGTGAACCAGCTCGTGTTGTTGCCGTTGGTGGCGTTTGGCCTGGCGCACCTCTTTCAGCTTGACCCGGTGATGGCGGTTGGGCTGATGCTGATCGCGTGTTGTCCGGGCGGGGTGACCTCGAATTTGATCACCTTTGTGTCGCGCGGTGACGCCGCGCTCTCGGTGACGCTCACCGCGATCAGCGGGGTCATCGTGGTGGTGACGATTCCGCTGATCCTGATCTTCTCGATGAATACCTTTATGGGGGAGGCGCAGCAATTTTCGGTGCCGCTGCTCGACACGATTCTTCAGATCGTGGCGATCACGGTGGTGCCGATTAGCCTGGGGATGTTGGTGCGCCGCTTCAAGCCGGCGTTCGCCGCCAAGATGGAGCGCCCGGCGCGCATCGGCTCGACGGTGATCTTCGTGGCGATTCTCGGCGGCGTGGTCGCGGCGAATATCGAGGTCATTAAGGTCCATTTCCTCGAACTGAGCGTCGTCACCGGCACCCTCAATATCCTGATGATGTCGCTTGGTTACGCCAGCGCGCGACTGCTGCAGCTCAAGGCGCCGCAGGCCGTCGCCATCTCGATTGAGACCGGCATCCAGAACGGCACACTCGCCATCGTCATCGCCACTTCGATCCTGGAGCGCGGCGACCTTGCGGTAATTCCCGGCGTCTATAGCCTGATTATGTTCGGGACCGGCGCGGTGGTGATGTATTATTTCGGGGTGCTAAAAAAGCCCTCTGAGATCAACGGCGCCGCCGTGGCGAGCACGGCCCTGAGCGACTCATAA
- a CDS encoding MBL fold metallo-hydrolase, with translation MNSQPTIKTLDTCFMGESSVIAVYLLESDDGLILVDCGPETVFEGLKTAIAAEGYDWQDVRHVLLTHIHFDHAGAAWKFAQNGAKVYVHPIGLAHMQNPEKLWNSAKRIYQGAMESLWGEMHPIDPELLVAVDEGDRLTLGGVQVDVHYTPGHAVHHNAYQIGDAVFAGDVAGVKIHGGPPVPPCPPPDIDVDAWKRSIQTLRDLNPTHLYLAHFGAVDAPLAHLDALEATLDDWAMWIKPHFDAGAAPAEVTTDFVAYTQEQLRKAGVSEADLTRYEAGNPSFMSVTGLMRYWKLKEAGRL, from the coding sequence ATGAATTCACAGCCGACGATTAAAACACTCGACACCTGTTTTATGGGGGAATCCTCGGTCATCGCGGTCTATTTGCTCGAGTCCGACGACGGGCTGATCCTGGTGGACTGCGGGCCTGAGACGGTCTTTGAGGGCTTGAAAACCGCCATCGCCGCCGAGGGTTATGATTGGCAGGACGTGCGCCACGTCCTGCTCACCCATATCCATTTTGACCACGCGGGCGCGGCCTGGAAATTCGCCCAGAACGGCGCCAAGGTCTACGTGCATCCGATCGGGCTTGCGCATATGCAGAACCCCGAGAAGCTGTGGAACTCGGCCAAGCGCATCTACCAGGGCGCGATGGAATCCCTGTGGGGCGAGATGCACCCGATCGACCCGGAGTTGCTGGTCGCGGTCGATGAGGGCGACCGCCTCACGCTCGGCGGCGTCCAGGTCGACGTCCACTACACCCCGGGCCACGCGGTTCACCACAACGCCTACCAGATCGGCGACGCGGTCTTCGCCGGAGACGTCGCCGGCGTCAAGATCCACGGCGGCCCCCCCGTGCCCCCATGCCCGCCGCCAGACATCGACGTCGACGCCTGGAAGCGCTCCATCCAGACCCTTCGCGACCTCAACCCCACGCACCTCTACCTGGCCCACTTCGGCGCGGTCGACGCGCCGCTGGCGCACCTCGACGCCCTCGAGGCCACCCTCGACGACTGGGCCATGTGGATAAAACCCCATTTCGATGCGGGCGCAGCGCCAGCCGAGGTCACCACGGACTTCGTCGCCTATACCCAGGAACAACTGCGCAAGGCCGGAGTCTCCGAGGCCGACCTCACCCGCTACGAGGCCGGCAACCCCAGCTTTATGTCGGTGACCGGGTTGATGCGCTATTGGAAGTTGAAGGAGGCGGGGCGGTTGTGA